The Salvelinus fontinalis isolate EN_2023a chromosome 9, ASM2944872v1, whole genome shotgun sequence genome has a window encoding:
- the LOC129862513 gene encoding transmembrane protein 170A-like yields the protein MHNGYNEIGFVQQILSLNLVPRKNGTNRGNDTSLSDFSEMWYGVFLWAAVSSLVFHLPAALLALATLRQHKMARFMPIAILLMGIVGLVCGGVLTSAAIAGVYKAAGKRMISLEALVFGVGQSFFVLIISFLRVLATL from the exons ATGCATAACGGATATAACGAGATTGGGTTTGTTCAGCAAATTCTTAGCTTAAATTTGGTCCCAAGGAAAAATGGCACCAATCGAGGCAACGACACATCGCTTAGCGACTTCTCAG AGATGTGGTATGGCGTCTTCTTGTGGGCTGCTGTCTCTTCACTGGTGTTCCACCTCCCCGCTGCTCTCCTGGCCCTCGCCACCCTGCGACAACACAAGATGGCCCGCTTCATGCCCATCGCCATCCTACTGATGGGCATCGTGGGCCTTGTGTGTGGTGGAGTCCTCACCA GTGCTGCCATAGCTGGGGTGTACAAAGCAGCAGGGAAGAGGATGATCTCCTTGGAGGCCTTGGTGTTTGGAGTGGGCCAGTCCTTCTTTGTTCTCATTATATCCTTCCTCAGAGTCCTAGCTACACTCTAG